The following are encoded in a window of Mustela nigripes isolate SB6536 chromosome 1, MUSNIG.SB6536, whole genome shotgun sequence genomic DNA:
- the PGGHG gene encoding protein-glucosylgalactosylhydroxylysine glucosidase isoform X1, which produces MEDASEDPTIFTARSLPSDPRLLATMTNTYLGTRVYHDTLHVSGVYNGASGDTHRAVLPSPLNVQLEVPGDTGDQLTETFVLDTNTGSFLHTLESPSFRASQRIYAHRTLPHVMAFSVSVSRVAVGDGPVTVLLRSTFSPKSPDLDLHLGPDFQGARYLYGRTLTPEQPGGSQQEVHMLWTPVPPALTLGEREQDRTWEFLTVVGGSQAEAQACLTEALRLQAGGALYPTHAQAWAQLWAGCGLDVLGPLALRQALRGALYYLLSALPQPGVPGYTCHGLSPGGLSNGSREECYWGHVFWDQDLWMFPNILMFHPEAARALLEYRVRTLGGALDNARKLGYQGAKFAWESAGSGLEVCPEDIYGTQEIHINGAVALAFELYYHATQDVQLFREAGGWDVVRAVAEFWCSRVEWSPEEGTYHLKGVMPPDEYHSGVNNSVYTNVLVQNSLRFAAALAQDLGQPVPSKWLVVADKIKVPFDPRQNFHPEFDGYQPGEEVKQADVVLLGYPVPFHLSPHIRRKNLEIYEAVTSPRGPAMTWSMFAVGWMELKDPWRARDLLERCFAHIAEPFKVWTENADGSGAVNFLTGMGGFLQAALFGFTGFRITSAGVTFDPICLAGVSGVCICGLSYQGNKLDFSFSKDCVTVEVKAGAGPWAPPLEAELWPAHTRLPLLTGHKVSFPCSAGRIQRSVPEAASSAPRVS; this is translated from the exons ATGGAGGATGCCAGTGAGGACCCCACCATATTCACTGCCCGTTCTCTGCCCAGCGACCCCCGGCTCTTGGCCACCATGACCAACACATACCTGGGCACACGTGTGTATCATGACACACTGCATGTGAGTGGCGTGTACAATGGGGCTAGCGGGGACACACACCGGGCCGTTCTGCCAAGTCCCCTCAATGTCCAGCTGGAGGTCCCTGGAGACACAGGAGATCAGCTGACAGAGACCTTTGTCCTGGACACTAACACAG GCTCCTTTCTGCACACCCTAGAGAGCCCCAGCTTCCGCGCCTCCCAGCGCATCTACGCCCACCGCACGCTGCCTCACGTCATGGCATTCAGTGTGTCCGTCTCCCGTGTGGCCGTGGGGGACGGCCCCGTCACGGTGCTGCTGCGGTCCACCTTCTCCCCAAAAAGCCCAGACCTGGACCTGCATCTGGGTCCTGACTTCCAAGGAGCCCG GTATCTTTATGGCCGCACGCTAACCCCGGAGCAACCTGGGGGTTCCCAGCAGGAGGTACACATGCTGTGGACACCAGTGCCCCCAGCCCTGACGcttggggagagagagcaagaccgGACCTGGGAGTTCCTGACCGTGGTGGGGGGCAGCCAGGCTGAGGCCCAAGCCTGCCTTACCGAGGCCCTGCGGCTGCAGGCAGGAGGCGCTCTGTACCCCACCCATGCCCAGGCCTGGGCCCAGCTCTGGGCTGGCTGTGGCCTGGATGTGCTAGGGCCCCTAGCCCTGCGCCAGGCCTTGCGTGGTGCCCTCTATTACCTGCTCAGTGCGCTGCCCCAGCCCGGGGTCCCAGGATACACCTGCCACGGCCTCAGCCCTGGGGGCCTGTCCAACGGGAGCCGAGAGGAATGCTACTGGGGCCACGTCTTCTGGGACCAG GATCTCTGGATGTTCCCAAACATCCTGATGTTCCACCCAGAGGCCGCCAGGGCCCTCCTGGAGTACCGTGTCCGGACCCTGGGCGGGGCCCTAGACAATGCCCGGAAGCTGGGTTACCAG GGAGCCAAGTTTGCCTGGGAGAGTGCGGGTTCTGGTCTGGAGGTCTGCCCTGAGGACATTTATGGGACGCAGGAGATTCACATCAATGGAGCCGTGGCATTGGCCTTCGAGCTGTACTACCATGCCACCCAG GACGTGCAGCTCTTCCGGGAGGCTGGTGGCTGGGATGTGGTCAGAGCTGTGGCTGAGTTTTGGTGCAGCCGTGTGGAGTGGAGCCCTGAGGAGGGAACGTACCACCTGAAGG GAGTCATGCCTCCCGACGAATACCATTCAGGAGTCAACAACTCCGTGTACACCAACGTGCTGGTCCAGAACAG cctgcGCTTTGCTGCTGCCCTGGCCCAGGACCTGGGTCAGCCTGTTCCCAGCAAGTGGCTAGTGGTGGCCGATAAGATCAAGGTGCCCTTTGACCCGAGGCAGAACTTCCACCCTGAGTTTGACGGGTACCAGCCTG GAGAGGAGGTGAAGCAGGCTGACGTCGTGCTCCTGGGTTACCCCGTCCCTTTCCACCTGAGTCCTCACATTCGCAGGAAGAACCTGGAGATTTATGAGGCTGTGACATCTCCAAGGGGCCCTGCCATGACCTGG AGCATGTTTGCCGTGGGCTGGATGGAGCTGAAGGACCCCTGGCGGGCGCGGGACCTCCTGGAAAGATGCTTTGCCCACATAGCTGAGCCCTTCAAG GTGTGGACGGAGAACGCAGACGGGTCAGGCGCCGTGAACTTCCTGACAGGCATGGGGGGCTTCCTGCAAGCGGCCCTCTTTGGATTCACAGGGTTCAG GATCACCAGCGCTGGCGTGACCTTCGACCCCATATGTCTGGCGGGGGTGTCTGGAGTGTGCATCTGTGGCCTCTCTTACCAGGGGAACAAGCTGGACTTCTCCTTCTCCAAGGACTGCGTGACAGTTGAGGTCAAAGCCGGGGCGGGACCCTGGGCCCCACCCCTGGAGGCTGAGCTGTGGCCAGCACACACtcgcctccccctgctcacag GGCACAAAGTCTCctttccctgctcagctggacgGATACAAAGGTCAGTCCCAGAGGCAGCAAGTTCTGCTCCAAGAGTTTCCTAG
- the PGGHG gene encoding protein-glucosylgalactosylhydroxylysine glucosidase isoform X2, with translation MEDASEDPTIFTARSLPSDPRLLATMTNTYLGTRVYHDTLHVSGVYNGASGDTHRAVLPSPLNVQLEVPGDTGDQLTETFVLDTNTGSFLHTLESPSFRASQRIYAHRTLPHVMAFSVSVSRVAVGDGPVTVLLRSTFSPKSPDLDLHLGPDFQGARYLYGRTLTPEQPGGSQQEVHMLWTPVPPALTLGEREQDRTWEFLTVVGGSQAEAQACLTEALRLQAGGALYPTHAQAWAQLWAGCGLDVLGPLALRQALRGALYYLLSALPQPGVPGYTCHGLSPGGLSNGSREECYWGHVFWDQDLWMFPNILMFHPEAARALLEYRVRTLGGALDNARKLGYQGAKFAWESAGSGLEVCPEDIYGTQEIHINGAVALAFELYYHATQDVQLFREAGGWDVVRAVAEFWCSRVEWSPEEGTYHLKGVMPPDEYHSGVNNSVYTNVLVQNSLRFAAALAQDLGQPVPSKWLVVADKIKVPFDPRQNFHPEFDGYQPGEEVKQADVVLLGYPVPFHLSPHIRRKNLEIYEAVTSPRGPAMTWSMFAVGWMELKDPWRARDLLERCFAHIAEPFKVWTENADGSGAVNFLTGMGGFLQAALFGFTGFRGTSWTSPSPRTA, from the exons ATGGAGGATGCCAGTGAGGACCCCACCATATTCACTGCCCGTTCTCTGCCCAGCGACCCCCGGCTCTTGGCCACCATGACCAACACATACCTGGGCACACGTGTGTATCATGACACACTGCATGTGAGTGGCGTGTACAATGGGGCTAGCGGGGACACACACCGGGCCGTTCTGCCAAGTCCCCTCAATGTCCAGCTGGAGGTCCCTGGAGACACAGGAGATCAGCTGACAGAGACCTTTGTCCTGGACACTAACACAG GCTCCTTTCTGCACACCCTAGAGAGCCCCAGCTTCCGCGCCTCCCAGCGCATCTACGCCCACCGCACGCTGCCTCACGTCATGGCATTCAGTGTGTCCGTCTCCCGTGTGGCCGTGGGGGACGGCCCCGTCACGGTGCTGCTGCGGTCCACCTTCTCCCCAAAAAGCCCAGACCTGGACCTGCATCTGGGTCCTGACTTCCAAGGAGCCCG GTATCTTTATGGCCGCACGCTAACCCCGGAGCAACCTGGGGGTTCCCAGCAGGAGGTACACATGCTGTGGACACCAGTGCCCCCAGCCCTGACGcttggggagagagagcaagaccgGACCTGGGAGTTCCTGACCGTGGTGGGGGGCAGCCAGGCTGAGGCCCAAGCCTGCCTTACCGAGGCCCTGCGGCTGCAGGCAGGAGGCGCTCTGTACCCCACCCATGCCCAGGCCTGGGCCCAGCTCTGGGCTGGCTGTGGCCTGGATGTGCTAGGGCCCCTAGCCCTGCGCCAGGCCTTGCGTGGTGCCCTCTATTACCTGCTCAGTGCGCTGCCCCAGCCCGGGGTCCCAGGATACACCTGCCACGGCCTCAGCCCTGGGGGCCTGTCCAACGGGAGCCGAGAGGAATGCTACTGGGGCCACGTCTTCTGGGACCAG GATCTCTGGATGTTCCCAAACATCCTGATGTTCCACCCAGAGGCCGCCAGGGCCCTCCTGGAGTACCGTGTCCGGACCCTGGGCGGGGCCCTAGACAATGCCCGGAAGCTGGGTTACCAG GGAGCCAAGTTTGCCTGGGAGAGTGCGGGTTCTGGTCTGGAGGTCTGCCCTGAGGACATTTATGGGACGCAGGAGATTCACATCAATGGAGCCGTGGCATTGGCCTTCGAGCTGTACTACCATGCCACCCAG GACGTGCAGCTCTTCCGGGAGGCTGGTGGCTGGGATGTGGTCAGAGCTGTGGCTGAGTTTTGGTGCAGCCGTGTGGAGTGGAGCCCTGAGGAGGGAACGTACCACCTGAAGG GAGTCATGCCTCCCGACGAATACCATTCAGGAGTCAACAACTCCGTGTACACCAACGTGCTGGTCCAGAACAG cctgcGCTTTGCTGCTGCCCTGGCCCAGGACCTGGGTCAGCCTGTTCCCAGCAAGTGGCTAGTGGTGGCCGATAAGATCAAGGTGCCCTTTGACCCGAGGCAGAACTTCCACCCTGAGTTTGACGGGTACCAGCCTG GAGAGGAGGTGAAGCAGGCTGACGTCGTGCTCCTGGGTTACCCCGTCCCTTTCCACCTGAGTCCTCACATTCGCAGGAAGAACCTGGAGATTTATGAGGCTGTGACATCTCCAAGGGGCCCTGCCATGACCTGG AGCATGTTTGCCGTGGGCTGGATGGAGCTGAAGGACCCCTGGCGGGCGCGGGACCTCCTGGAAAGATGCTTTGCCCACATAGCTGAGCCCTTCAAG GTGTGGACGGAGAACGCAGACGGGTCAGGCGCCGTGAACTTCCTGACAGGCATGGGGGGCTTCCTGCAAGCGGCCCTCTTTGGATTCACAGGGTTCAG GGGAACAAGCTGGACTTCTCCTTCTCCAAGGACTGCGTGA